One stretch of Methanothrix sp. DNA includes these proteins:
- a CDS encoding methanogenesis marker 5 protein produces MVKVIVYPPTSMILADLVDRMGHTPLVMANEIRNKIDTPSLESPPLNITPEDPKKGLKYAAVDVPSGVRGRMSLIGPMIDEAEAAIIVEDNNCLVGCTGCARTNELTRLLIKIKGIPFIELKYPRDDGEARRFVHEIRTFLEGLK; encoded by the coding sequence ATGGTCAAAGTCATTGTCTACCCTCCAACAAGCATGATCCTCGCGGATCTCGTCGACAGGATGGGGCACACGCCCCTGGTCATGGCGAACGAGATCAGAAATAAGATAGACACGCCGAGCCTTGAATCCCCTCCGCTGAACATCACACCCGAGGACCCGAAGAAGGGTTTGAAATACGCTGCTGTAGATGTGCCCTCAGGTGTTCGCGGGCGGATGTCTCTGATAGGTCCGATGATAGATGAGGCAGAGGCTGCGATAATAGTTGAGGACAACAACTGTCTTGTGGGATGCACTGGATGTGCCAGGACGAACGAGCTCACAAGGCTTCTGATAAAGATCAAGGGCATCCCGTTCATAGAGCTGAAGTATCCGAGGGACGATGGTGAGGCCAGGCGCTTCGTTCATGAGATCAGGACGTTCCTGGAGGGGCTCAAATGA
- a CDS encoding methanogenesis marker 6 protein: MRVTKYVITSPESEILPSDIAMHIYGSKRDVHVKETCFGVIINGEEKEIEDLVREIRAMDPNGIFIKDRGFPPGDPRRCRGHRGGGPRPGFFMLECESKMLPMISRALEAESRNEPIPEAVPEKMPLSMERLVEIIKDEFA; this comes from the coding sequence ATGAGGGTTACGAAGTACGTGATAACATCTCCGGAGTCCGAGATCCTCCCCTCTGACATCGCCATGCACATCTACGGATCGAAGCGCGACGTCCATGTGAAGGAGACATGCTTCGGAGTGATCATAAACGGAGAGGAAAAAGAGATCGAGGATCTCGTCAGAGAGATAAGAGCCATGGATCCTAACGGGATCTTCATAAAGGACCGTGGGTTTCCCCCGGGAGATCCGAGAAGGTGCCGCGGGCACCGTGGTGGCGGGCCGAGGCCTGGCTTCTTCATGCTGGAGTGCGAGTCGAAGATGCTTCCCATGATATCAAGAGCACTTGAGGCAGAGAGCAGGAACGAGCCCATCCCAGAGGCTGTTCCTGAGAAGATGCCCCTGAGCATGGAACGACTTGTAGAGATTATTAAGGATGAGTTTGCCTGA
- a CDS encoding methanogenesis marker 3 protein yields MRVRVDGSEISLRDGATLGEALEAASSTVSPGAVIGIIKGRGEKARVTDSYWLVTTKGRIRIDLLDTGLKDAWHEAVERIVGLEGRWSDSGAVSFGNFPSSISPGRGAHEYSRFDVILGASGFENEKSQLIFIKRRHSAVYGVPSESKGVFARVVGGKNILDRLEKSDSILKVEPIVEWEDLTEKTVTTDMSFPLADGMEIYSRFEVDLIQDAPKGAEFFLAATKDGALKVDAVSSSYISSHILKGEPIEFEHREPRLEGAVTVRTSGRGLGHIFIYKADRTSNPNHSVVGRVTAGLDLLKLASPGQRITARVRPERFMVLGMPLRDAMELARSRGIEPSFDGYSGDDAVVIEQNPPTTMEVLKAGKVFLKAIQSSRLVRIELYDDLAPKTLDYFRHVVGLKERPVGPLPVFFVYENTVLFKPVIDALRYKELLPENKPTGPVPAGSIGVTNQVAKRTGLIGVKFVEDRRYGPSGEKFEGTNIIGRVIDLDKLRDVKEGEIVYVMEEKR; encoded by the coding sequence ATGAGGGTCAGAGTAGATGGATCTGAGATATCTCTGAGGGATGGGGCCACTCTGGGGGAGGCACTCGAGGCAGCCAGCTCCACAGTCTCCCCAGGAGCTGTGATCGGCATAATAAAAGGACGCGGAGAGAAGGCGAGGGTCACAGACTCCTACTGGCTTGTCACAACCAAGGGCAGGATAAGGATAGATCTCCTGGATACAGGCCTGAAGGACGCATGGCATGAGGCGGTCGAGAGGATTGTGGGTCTGGAGGGGAGATGGTCGGATTCAGGTGCTGTCTCATTCGGGAACTTTCCATCGTCGATATCTCCGGGAAGGGGTGCCCACGAGTACAGCAGGTTTGATGTGATCCTCGGCGCCAGCGGCTTCGAAAACGAGAAGTCCCAGCTGATCTTCATCAAGCGCAGGCATTCCGCAGTCTACGGTGTGCCGTCTGAAAGCAAGGGAGTCTTCGCGAGGGTCGTCGGCGGTAAGAACATACTTGACAGGCTGGAGAAGAGCGACAGCATACTCAAGGTGGAGCCGATCGTCGAGTGGGAGGATCTGACCGAGAAGACTGTCACAACAGACATGTCGTTTCCCCTTGCTGACGGGATGGAGATCTACTCGAGGTTCGAGGTCGATCTCATCCAGGATGCCCCCAAGGGGGCGGAGTTCTTCCTTGCAGCGACGAAGGATGGAGCTCTGAAGGTGGATGCTGTCTCGAGCTCCTATATCTCCTCTCATATCCTCAAGGGCGAGCCGATAGAGTTCGAGCACAGGGAGCCGCGGCTTGAGGGTGCTGTTACGGTGAGGACCTCCGGGCGGGGACTCGGCCACATATTCATCTACAAGGCCGACAGGACATCAAACCCGAATCATTCTGTTGTTGGAAGGGTCACTGCAGGTCTGGATCTGCTGAAGCTCGCATCCCCAGGCCAGCGCATCACCGCAAGGGTCAGACCTGAGAGGTTCATGGTGCTGGGCATGCCGCTCAGGGATGCGATGGAGCTTGCCAGGTCGAGGGGCATAGAGCCATCTTTCGATGGATACTCCGGAGATGACGCGGTCGTCATCGAGCAGAACCCTCCAACGACCATGGAGGTTCTGAAGGCAGGTAAGGTCTTCCTGAAGGCGATACAGTCCTCCAGGCTGGTCAGGATAGAGCTCTACGACGATCTGGCCCCGAAGACGCTGGACTATTTCAGGCATGTTGTGGGGCTCAAGGAGCGGCCGGTGGGGCCTCTGCCGGTATTCTTTGTTTACGAGAACACGGTTCTGTTCAAGCCGGTGATCGACGCACTCAGGTACAAGGAGCTTCTGCCGGAGAACAAGCCCACAGGTCCTGTGCCTGCAGGATCGATAGGTGTCACAAACCAGGTGGCCAAGAGGACAGGGCTGATTGGAGTGAAGTTCGTCGAGGACAGGAGATACGGCCCCTCCGGCGAGAAGTTCGAGGGCACGAACATCATCGGCAGGGTTATTGATCTTGACAAGCTCAGGGATGTGAAGGAGGGGGAGATCGTGTACGTCATGGAGGAGAAGAGATGA